The following proteins are encoded in a genomic region of Oceanisphaera profunda:
- a CDS encoding TetR/AcrR family transcriptional regulator translates to MIKTKERIVAAALQLFNEQGEANVTTNHIAAHLGISPGNLYYHFRNKNHIIARIFLQYSEHLRQSFTPLSGSMSSGSASPAMWFHYLDATFYVMWEFRFFYANLNDILQRDPELHQQYLAVQQELTLNLQALLRELNQQQVLIIADAEIAPLTDVLKMLVSFWVSYQSAQSLTPHISQAVLYEGVSRILLLLKPYFHPELGLELSGLMAHYQALSAKPSDPFHK, encoded by the coding sequence ATGATAAAAACCAAAGAACGAATTGTGGCCGCCGCCTTGCAGTTGTTTAATGAGCAAGGCGAAGCCAATGTCACCACCAATCATATAGCGGCGCATTTGGGCATCAGTCCTGGCAATCTGTACTACCATTTTCGTAATAAAAACCACATTATCGCGCGTATATTTTTGCAATACAGCGAGCATCTGCGCCAAAGTTTTACCCCTTTGAGTGGATCAATGAGCAGTGGCTCTGCGAGCCCAGCGATGTGGTTTCATTATTTGGATGCTACTTTTTATGTGATGTGGGAATTTCGCTTCTTTTATGCCAATCTCAACGATATTTTGCAGCGCGATCCCGAGCTGCATCAACAATATTTGGCGGTTCAGCAAGAGCTGACCTTGAATTTGCAAGCTTTGTTGCGTGAGCTTAATCAACAGCAAGTGCTGATCATTGCTGATGCAGAGATAGCGCCGTTAACGGATGTGCTAAAAATGCTGGTGTCGTTCTGGGTGAGTTATCAATCGGCGCAATCACTGACGCCGCACATTAGCCAAGCGGTGCTGTATGAGGGGGTATCGCGGATTTTATTGCTGTTGAAACCTTATTTTCACCCAGAGCTTGGCCTGGAGCTCAGTGGTTTGATGGCACATTATCAGGCGCTGTCAGCCAAACCCAGTGATCCCTTTCACAAGTAG
- the rfaD gene encoding ADP-glyceromanno-heptose 6-epimerase, whose amino-acid sequence MIIVTGGAGFIGSNLVKTLNDQGRTDVVVIDDLTDGTKFVNLVDLTIADYLDKDEFIQRIFSGDDFEEWGGIEAIFHEGACSATTEWDGKFMMENNYQYSKDLLHYCIEREIPFIYASSAATYGGRNDNFIEEPQYEQPLNVYGYSKQLFDQYVRRLMPDINSQVVGLKYFNVYGPREQHKGGMSSVAFHLNTQLLKGENPKLFAGCDGFPDGGQMRDFIYVEDVCKVNLWFWKNPEVSGIFNCGTGQAEPFQNVAEAVIKHHNKGEIEYIPFPEQLKGRYQSFTQADLTKLRAAGYPHSFKTVAEGTAEYMAWLNK is encoded by the coding sequence ATGATCATAGTGACTGGCGGCGCCGGCTTTATCGGCAGTAACCTAGTAAAAACCCTGAACGACCAAGGGCGCACCGACGTTGTGGTCATCGACGACCTCACAGATGGCACCAAGTTCGTGAATCTTGTGGACCTAACCATTGCCGACTACCTCGACAAAGACGAGTTTATTCAGCGCATTTTCTCCGGCGACGACTTTGAAGAATGGGGCGGAATAGAAGCTATCTTTCATGAAGGGGCCTGCTCAGCCACCACCGAGTGGGACGGCAAATTTATGATGGAAAATAACTACCAATACTCTAAAGACTTGCTGCATTACTGCATCGAGCGCGAGATTCCGTTTATTTATGCCTCATCGGCTGCCACCTATGGCGGACGTAACGACAACTTTATTGAAGAGCCGCAATATGAGCAGCCGCTCAACGTCTATGGCTACTCTAAGCAATTATTCGACCAATATGTACGTCGCTTAATGCCTGACATTAACTCGCAAGTAGTGGGTTTAAAGTATTTCAATGTCTACGGCCCGCGCGAGCAGCATAAAGGCGGCATGTCGAGCGTGGCATTCCACCTCAACACTCAACTACTCAAAGGCGAAAACCCTAAGTTATTCGCCGGTTGTGACGGTTTCCCTGATGGCGGCCAAATGCGCGACTTCATTTATGTAGAAGACGTGTGCAAAGTAAACCTGTGGTTCTGGAAAAATCCAGAAGTGAGCGGCATATTTAACTGCGGCACCGGCCAAGCCGAACCCTTCCAAAACGTCGCCGAAGCCGTGATCAAGCATCACAACAAGGGCGAAATTGAATACATCCCCTTCCCCGAGCAGTTAAAAGGCCGCTACCAAAGCTTTACCCAAGCAGATCTCACCAAACTGCGCGCCGCCGGTTACCCGCACTCCTTTAAAACCGTCGCCGAAGGTACTGCTGAGTATATGGCTTGGTTGAATAAGTAA
- a CDS encoding glycosyltransferase family 4 protein, translated as MTSINNSNHCVAHICLSKGWGGLEMYPARVSKYLPEQGWEAVAICFKGGKVAQSFLDIGNDVFEVSSQANALFKIRTLVNWLKERNVSVLHCHKSSDLRLAAILKKMTGCRVIFTEHMGVTRPKKDFLHRWIYSHVDQVLSISDVTLARNIKALPVDPSKIKRLWLGTEFKKPDRTVNDIKQELGLTDQQHIIGLPGRLCPGKGHFVLLDAFKLLQDDSAFKDAKLLIVGGLSAQDGADEDFVRGLENKIDDAKLTDKVVFSGFRYDMPNLLAIMDVVCIPSKNEAFGLTAIEAMAAGKKIVAASSGALPEIIANTGLLVSPDSAESFALAIQKIQQENYQDISNLAKKRAKKIFSIHAHVQVLSDIYINTPS; from the coding sequence ATGACCAGCATCAATAACTCTAACCACTGCGTTGCTCATATCTGCCTTTCTAAAGGCTGGGGTGGTTTAGAAATGTATCCAGCCCGCGTTAGCAAATATTTACCAGAGCAGGGCTGGGAAGCAGTGGCTATTTGCTTCAAAGGCGGCAAAGTAGCACAGTCTTTCCTTGATATAGGAAATGATGTTTTCGAAGTTAGTAGTCAAGCGAATGCTTTGTTCAAGATCCGCACGTTAGTTAACTGGCTTAAAGAGCGCAATGTTTCTGTATTACATTGTCATAAATCAAGCGACTTGCGCCTGGCTGCCATACTAAAAAAGATGACCGGCTGTCGAGTGATTTTTACTGAGCATATGGGCGTAACTCGTCCGAAAAAAGATTTTCTGCATCGTTGGATATATAGCCATGTCGATCAAGTTCTGTCTATCAGCGATGTCACCTTAGCCCGTAATATTAAAGCCCTTCCCGTGGATCCAAGTAAAATAAAACGGCTTTGGTTAGGTACTGAGTTTAAAAAACCAGACAGAACAGTAAACGATATTAAACAAGAGTTAGGCCTAACAGATCAGCAGCACATTATTGGACTGCCTGGAAGACTCTGCCCTGGTAAAGGACATTTCGTACTGCTCGATGCTTTTAAACTATTGCAAGACGATAGCGCATTTAAAGACGCAAAGTTACTAATCGTTGGTGGGCTAAGCGCACAAGATGGCGCAGATGAAGATTTTGTTAGAGGGTTAGAAAATAAGATAGATGATGCCAAACTAACTGATAAAGTTGTTTTTTCTGGCTTTCGTTATGATATGCCTAACCTACTCGCTATTATGGATGTGGTATGCATTCCTTCAAAAAATGAAGCTTTTGGTCTAACAGCCATTGAGGCGATGGCTGCAGGGAAAAAAATCGTTGCCGCAAGTTCCGGGGCTTTGCCAGAAATCATTGCCAATACGGGCTTGTTAGTATCACCAGACTCGGCTGAGAGCTTTGCCCTCGCTATTCAAAAAATTCAGCAAGAAAATTACCAAGACATTTCTAATCTAGCCAAAAAAAGAGCTAAAAAAATATTTAGCATACATGCTCATGTCCAAGTCTTATCAGACATTTATATTAACACCCCCAGTTAA
- a CDS encoding glycosyltransferase: MKVSIIVSVYKDVGALNLIVQALHSQTYKNFELVIAEDGNDPAMLQYIEGIEGLEVKHTTQEDKGIRKNRSTNNGIIASDGDYLIFIDGDCIPYSTFVDAHVKLSETKTVLSGRRVNLGPDYSEKIRSKKITSLQLEKNYLRWYRSILKDAVERHTESGFYFRPEGFFYKLIFRHFKNTVAIIGCNFSCFRSDILNINGFDENYGETSVGDDTDIDWRLQASGCNIKSAKNVANMFHLYHSRGFRDTIKNSVELKKMNERKDNNQWVAEKGLDTH, translated from the coding sequence TTGAAAGTAAGCATAATTGTTTCAGTATATAAAGATGTGGGAGCTCTAAATTTAATTGTTCAAGCATTACATAGCCAGACTTATAAAAATTTTGAGTTGGTTATTGCTGAAGATGGTAATGATCCTGCAATGTTGCAATATATAGAAGGAATTGAAGGCCTTGAAGTAAAACATACTACACAGGAAGATAAGGGCATTCGTAAGAACAGATCAACTAATAATGGAATTATTGCCAGTGATGGTGACTATCTGATTTTTATAGATGGAGACTGTATTCCTTATAGTACCTTTGTTGATGCCCACGTAAAACTTTCTGAGACAAAAACAGTGTTAAGTGGACGGAGAGTAAATCTAGGACCTGATTATTCAGAAAAAATACGATCTAAAAAAATTACTTCTCTGCAATTAGAGAAAAATTACTTGCGCTGGTACAGATCTATTTTAAAGGATGCTGTTGAAAGACATACTGAATCTGGATTTTACTTTCGTCCAGAAGGTTTTTTTTACAAGTTAATATTTAGACATTTCAAGAATACGGTAGCTATAATTGGCTGCAATTTTTCTTGTTTTCGAAGCGACATATTAAACATTAATGGCTTTGATGAAAACTATGGTGAAACCTCGGTAGGTGACGACACTGATATTGACTGGCGACTCCAAGCAAGTGGTTGCAATATTAAATCAGCTAAGAATGTTGCTAATATGTTTCATTTGTATCATTCTAGAGGCTTTCGCGACACGATAAAAAATTCCGTAGAATTAAAAAAAATGAACGAAAGAAAAGATAATAATCAATGGGTGGCTGAAAAAGGTTTGGATACTCATTAA